A region of Subtercola boreus DNA encodes the following proteins:
- a CDS encoding YceI family protein has protein sequence MTDTYTIPGHKAGTWTIDPSHSEVAFSVRHLLISKVKGKFEKFDATFVTGESPLDTKLTASAEVESINTGDANRDGHLRTNDFFNAPEFPTITFVSNSVVAEKDDLKVTGDLTIKGVTKPVTFDVEFGGFGNDLYGNYKLGLTAKTVINRNDFGVNWNAPLEAGGVLVGDDVTITIDLQASLQA, from the coding sequence ATGACTGACACCTACACGATCCCCGGCCACAAAGCGGGCACCTGGACCATCGACCCCTCGCACAGCGAGGTCGCGTTCAGCGTCCGCCACCTGCTGATCAGCAAGGTCAAGGGCAAGTTCGAGAAGTTCGACGCCACCTTCGTGACCGGCGAGAGCCCCCTCGACACCAAGCTCACCGCCTCGGCCGAGGTCGAGTCCATCAACACCGGTGACGCCAACCGTGACGGTCACCTCCGCACGAACGACTTCTTCAACGCCCCCGAGTTCCCGACCATCACGTTCGTCTCGAACAGTGTCGTCGCCGAGAAGGACGACCTGAAGGTCACCGGCGACCTCACGATCAAGGGCGTCACCAAGCCGGTCACGTTCGACGTCGAGTTCGGTGGCTTCGGCAACGACCTCTACGGCAACTACAAGCTGGGCCTGACCGCCAAGACGGTCATCAACCGCAACGACTTCGGCGTGAACTGGAACGCTCCGCTCGAGGCCGGCGGAGTGCTCGTCGGCGACGACGTCACCATCACGATCGACCTGCAGGCGTCGCTCCAGGCGTAG